A single window of Fischerella sp. PCC 9605 DNA harbors:
- a CDS encoding CheR family methyltransferase: protein MNTSDYNPDFEALLDYLKQNCGCDLTSYKRASLMRRFQRRMQQLRIENYTNYLQYLQGHPEECTPLFDTVLINCSGFFRDRDAWDYLANKIIPQIITHKQPYERIRVWSAGCASGQEVYTLAMLLAEALGIKQYLQRVQIFATDVDEDALKQARQASYSENEVAGIPSDLLSKYFEKIDQRYVFHSKLRSPIIFGRHNLAVDPPMSKIDLLVCRNVLIYFKPETQATILVRFHFALTDKSFLFLGNSESLTNERPIFTPISLKHRIFTKGENLTLDDQLLIRTKTGNKKAVDPLNTQIRIWQAAFESSPFPQLVVARNGCLIMANEQANTLFTLKSSDLGAPVRDLEIGRVVNSMTLLRQLERDRRAIALKNVEWKTDDGTIYLNIHITPISDPSHTLIAANLTFFDVTHYKEIENELESSNIKLASLTQELQLTKDTLNTTYQEL, encoded by the coding sequence ATGAATACATCAGATTACAACCCAGATTTTGAAGCTTTGTTAGATTACCTCAAGCAAAACTGTGGTTGCGATCTGACGAGTTACAAGCGTGCTTCTTTGATGCGTCGGTTCCAACGCCGGATGCAGCAGTTAAGAATTGAAAACTATACGAACTACTTGCAATATTTACAGGGACATCCTGAAGAGTGCACTCCCTTGTTTGACACTGTCTTAATCAACTGTTCTGGCTTTTTTCGCGATCGCGATGCTTGGGATTATTTAGCTAACAAAATCATTCCCCAAATCATTACACATAAGCAGCCGTATGAACGAATTCGAGTTTGGAGTGCTGGCTGTGCTTCTGGACAGGAAGTGTATACACTAGCTATGTTACTGGCGGAAGCCCTTGGCATCAAGCAATATTTGCAGCGAGTGCAAATTTTCGCCACGGATGTAGATGAAGATGCGCTCAAACAAGCACGGCAAGCCAGTTATAGTGAAAACGAGGTAGCAGGCATTCCAAGTGACCTACTGTCTAAATACTTTGAGAAAATCGACCAGCGGTATGTTTTTCACTCCAAACTGCGCTCCCCAATCATTTTTGGTCGTCACAATCTGGCTGTTGATCCGCCCATGTCCAAAATTGATCTGCTCGTGTGCCGCAACGTCCTAATCTACTTCAAACCCGAAACCCAAGCAACTATTTTGGTTCGCTTTCATTTTGCCTTGACTGATAAAAGCTTTCTCTTCCTGGGCAACTCAGAAAGCTTGACCAACGAGAGACCAATCTTCACCCCTATCAGTCTAAAGCATCGCATTTTTACTAAAGGGGAGAATCTGACTTTGGATGACCAGTTGCTGATCCGAACCAAGACTGGCAACAAGAAAGCTGTTGACCCTTTAAACACCCAGATCCGCATTTGGCAAGCTGCCTTTGAGTCTAGTCCATTTCCCCAACTAGTAGTGGCTCGCAACGGCTGCTTAATTATGGCTAACGAACAGGCTAACACCCTGTTTACACTGAAATCTAGTGATTTAGGCGCGCCAGTGCGAGATCTAGAGATAGGGCGAGTTGTAAATTCAATGACTTTGCTCAGACAGCTAGAGCGCGATCGCCGCGCGATCGCCTTAAAAAATGTAGAGTGGAAAACCGACGACGGCACAATTTATCTAAACATCCACATTACACCAATATCAGATCCGAGTCATACTCTCATTGCTGCAAATCTCACTTTTTTTGATGTCACCCACTATAAAGAGATTGAGAATGAACTTGAAAGCTCAAATATCAAGCTAGCAAGCCTTACCCAGGAACTACAGTTAACAAAAGATACATTAAATACTACTTATCAAGAACTATAG